One window of Streptococcus troglodytae genomic DNA carries:
- a CDS encoding beta-ketoacyl synthase N-terminal-like domain-containing protein encodes MEEDSLDINMGFKDMGVDSISGLEIVREINKVFKLELDSIIIYDYPTIGELANYIEEIVNKEVLASLPKNLKADSHVWGIKKKSLSLKKDSKHNDNEIVDKKIETEYNSQSIVESVTNIAKEILHISQDKIETEIGFKDLGVDSISGLEIIREINKVFKLELDSIIIYDYPTIGELANYIAGLLDHEEIVIKDATQTQDKPKEKTHGVWEINKKGQQFVQKIQDRESIKQRIRSIVGKILNIPLDETIADSQFKELGVDSISGIEIIHDINRQFKIDLDTIIIYNYPTIEDLSEYIANNCNVLQLKTPVEKVKEEHNLVRAKMVLVKKESKKVVMEEKSPNKIGLKLKKKAIVQPEKKEGIDVKKTENNNSKERDGIAVIGMSGRFPGAKNLSEFWDNLCQGVCSISEIPKERWDNSKYYETDITVPNKTYCNRGGFLTGIDEFDPLFFNISPLEAEYMDPQQRIFLEESWKALENAGYAGDSLSNIKCGVFVGTTQGDYSKKMSEVNQNNTAEAFAGMSSSILAARISYFLNLKGPSISIDTACSSSLVAIHQACQSIINGESDMTLVGGIRIMLTPELFLQTSKMQMLSKSGVCRPFDRDADGTILSEGVGIIVLKSLQKAIEDGDYIYGVIKNSGINQDGKTNGITAPSAQSQTDLELEVYKKGNIDPKDITFIETHGTGTKLGDPIEVKALTESFRKYTLKRQFCAIGSVKSNIGHTTMCAGVASMIKMLLCLQHKKIVPTVNFEISNNLINFKDSPFYVADKLQDWKVSENEKRIGAVSAFGMSGTNCHIVVEEAPKQEY; translated from the coding sequence TTGGAAGAGGATTCTTTGGATATCAATATGGGATTTAAAGATATGGGAGTAGATTCAATAAGTGGACTCGAAATTGTTAGAGAAATCAATAAAGTCTTTAAACTTGAACTTGATTCAATTATTATTTATGATTACCCAACTATTGGTGAATTAGCTAATTATATTGAAGAAATAGTAAATAAAGAAGTACTGGCATCCTTACCGAAGAATTTGAAAGCAGATAGTCATGTCTGGGGAATAAAGAAGAAAAGTCTCTCATTGAAAAAAGATAGCAAACATAATGATAACGAAATAGTTGATAAGAAGATTGAGACAGAGTACAATAGTCAATCAATAGTTGAGAGTGTTACTAATATTGCAAAAGAAATTCTCCACATAAGTCAGGATAAAATTGAAACAGAAATTGGGTTTAAGGATTTAGGTGTAGATTCCATTAGCGGTCTTGAAATTATTAGAGAAATCAATAAAGTCTTTAAACTTGAACTTGATTCAATTATTATTTATGATTACCCAACTATTGGTGAATTAGCTAATTATATCGCAGGATTATTAGATCACGAAGAAATAGTAATTAAAGATGCAACACAGACTCAAGACAAGCCTAAAGAAAAGACGCATGGAGTTTGGGAGATTAACAAGAAAGGGCAACAATTTGTACAAAAAATTCAAGATCGTGAGTCGATTAAACAAAGGATTAGGAGTATTGTGGGGAAGATTCTGAATATTCCTTTAGATGAAACTATTGCAGATTCGCAGTTTAAAGAATTGGGCGTAGATTCTATCAGTGGCATTGAGATTATTCATGATATTAATAGACAATTTAAAATTGATTTAGATACAATTATTATTTATAATTATCCAACGATCGAAGATTTATCTGAATATATCGCAAATAACTGTAATGTATTACAGTTAAAAACCCCTGTAGAGAAAGTAAAAGAGGAACACAATTTAGTGAGAGCTAAGATGGTCTTGGTGAAAAAGGAAAGTAAAAAAGTTGTTATGGAAGAGAAATCCCCTAATAAAATTGGATTGAAACTAAAGAAAAAAGCAATAGTTCAACCTGAAAAGAAAGAAGGTATAGATGTAAAGAAAACAGAAAACAATAATTCTAAGGAAAGAGATGGTATCGCAGTAATTGGAATGTCTGGGCGATTTCCAGGTGCAAAAAATTTAAGTGAGTTCTGGGATAATTTATGTCAGGGAGTATGCAGCATTAGTGAAATACCAAAAGAGAGATGGGATAATAGCAAGTATTATGAAACTGATATTACAGTCCCAAACAAAACATATTGTAATCGAGGTGGCTTTCTTACCGGTATAGATGAATTTGATCCTTTATTCTTTAATATATCACCTTTGGAAGCTGAATACATGGATCCTCAGCAAAGAATATTCTTAGAGGAGTCATGGAAAGCATTGGAGAATGCTGGATATGCAGGAGATTCGCTCTCCAATATAAAATGTGGAGTTTTTGTAGGTACAACACAAGGCGACTATAGTAAAAAAATGAGTGAAGTAAACCAAAACAATACTGCTGAAGCATTTGCAGGGATGTCATCGTCTATTCTTGCTGCAAGAATTTCTTATTTCTTGAATTTAAAAGGGCCAAGTATTTCTATAGATACAGCTTGTTCGTCCTCATTGGTTGCTATACATCAGGCGTGTCAGAGTATAATAAATGGCGAAAGTGATATGACATTAGTCGGAGGCATAAGGATTATGCTTACACCGGAACTCTTTTTGCAAACAAGCAAGATGCAAATGTTATCTAAATCAGGAGTATGCAGACCATTTGATAGAGATGCAGATGGGACAATACTTAGTGAAGGTGTTGGAATAATTGTATTAAAATCATTACAGAAAGCAATAGAAGATGGAGACTATATTTATGGAGTAATCAAAAATTCTGGTATAAATCAAGATGGAAAGACAAACGGTATCACTGCTCCAAGTGCACAATCTCAAACAGATCTGGAGTTAGAGGTTTATAAAAAAGGAAATATAGATCCTAAAGATATTACATTTATTGAGACACATGGAACAGGAACGAAACTGGGGGATCCGATTGAAGTAAAAGCATTGACAGAATCATTTAGAAAATATACATTGAAAAGACAATTTTGTGCCATTGGTTCAGTAAAGTCTAATATTGGCCATACAACAATGTGCGCAGGAGTAGCGAGTATGATAAAGATGCTGTTATGCCTTCAACATAAAAAGATAGTTCCTACGGTTAATTTTGAGATATCAAATAACTTGATTAATTTTAAAGACTCGCCGTTTTATGTCGCAGATAAATTACAAGATTGGAAAGTGTCGGAAAATGAGAAGAGAATAGGTGCAGTTAGTGCGTTTGGTATGAGTGGAACGAATTGTCATATTGTAGTTGAGGAGGCACCAAAACAGGAGTATTAA
- a CDS encoding beta-ketoacyl synthase N-terminal-like domain-containing protein, translating into MKNIEQEVEPQKKEITQEDEIAIVGVSGIFPKSDDLDELWDNLVDGKDLVSEIPQDRWDWKKYIVNSSTSEEMLCTKWGGFMNDIKGFDSSFFGIVAREAEKMDPQQKLFLETVWNTIEDAGYKPSDFLGSKTGVYVGVATSDYNEVLRDNCEEIDSYTSTGLSHCILVNRVSYLLNLKGPSIPIDTACSSSLIAIHQAVQGIRNGDCDMAIAGGVNVISSPMLHVSFGKAGMLSEDGSCKSFDKDANGYVRGEGVGAILLKNLRQAKKDKDHIYAVIKATAVNHGGYANTLTTPNPKAQTEVLVNAYEKANVDPTTISYIETHGTGTKLGDPIEINALKNAFGILCSKWNKKVKTCHCGLGTIKSNMGHLEAAAGIASTIKVLLAMKNAKIPANLHFNQLNPYIELQKSPFYIVDKNMVWNNHFDESGNKIPKRSGISSFGFGGVNAHIVLEEYMEEEQEENLKNEVIIVLSAKNNYMLKKYAEKINYFITNKTNHSISDVLTEQLLEIVADLLKVDVKDVGKNIKFQEYGVDYACLADIREKVNQLFKIDVNLSNVLQSNSIIELSTHLYNDFEDNIKEYYKQSSKIGEISLRNFAYTLQIGREEYKYRIAFTAKSFDDVKRALTQYTTNTDFGKNIHYGVVEMHTEDDNQEEVGILKETNPENIINLWIKGKEIDWSSLYSEHKPKRIALPPYPFDNQYYWFDRFKKKQKTAYKESATGIMEWEPIEEKSKLATSIEMNAKNYNGNEVTLDIVNDEIAIVTMCDIENRNMFSNQLVYGLISKFNAINNNSNIKVVIITGSNGIFSMGGTQEQLSGIANKTNKFSDIPFLYRGLLECKVPVIAAIQGHASGGGMLFGLYADIIIMSEEGIYSASFTKYGFTPGMGATCILRERFGVSFSTEMMFTAKSYKGSELRNRGASVLFTKKEEVLNEALSLAFILCEKPRETLITLKEELASKILEQLPNVIKREETMHRKTFVQPEVKKRIEKYYKNNKVEDNNKNEEEIKLEITSIDELLRAISEGKISPEEAVQYHF; encoded by the coding sequence CTGAAAAATATCGAACAAGAAGTAGAACCACAGAAAAAGGAAATAACACAGGAAGATGAAATTGCAATTGTTGGTGTCAGTGGAATTTTTCCGAAATCAGATGACTTAGATGAACTATGGGATAACTTGGTTGACGGAAAAGATTTAGTCTCTGAGATCCCACAGGACAGGTGGGACTGGAAGAAATATATTGTAAATTCAAGTACTAGCGAAGAAATGTTGTGTACAAAATGGGGGGGATTTATGAATGATATCAAAGGATTTGATTCATCATTTTTTGGAATTGTTGCTCGTGAGGCTGAAAAAATGGATCCTCAGCAAAAATTATTTCTTGAAACAGTTTGGAATACAATTGAAGATGCCGGTTATAAACCATCTGATTTCTTGGGCAGTAAGACAGGTGTCTATGTTGGGGTAGCAACATCTGACTATAACGAAGTACTTAGAGATAACTGTGAGGAAATAGATTCATATACTTCAACAGGATTATCACACTGTATTCTTGTGAATCGAGTATCTTATTTACTGAATTTAAAGGGACCAAGTATTCCGATTGATACAGCATGTTCAAGTTCTTTGATTGCAATTCATCAAGCAGTACAGGGAATTCGCAATGGTGATTGTGATATGGCTATAGCAGGTGGTGTAAATGTAATTTCATCTCCTATGTTGCATGTATCATTTGGAAAAGCAGGAATGTTATCTGAAGATGGAAGTTGTAAGAGTTTTGATAAAGATGCCAATGGATATGTTCGCGGTGAAGGAGTGGGTGCAATTCTACTTAAAAATTTAAGACAGGCAAAGAAAGATAAAGATCATATTTATGCCGTAATTAAGGCAACAGCAGTTAATCATGGCGGATATGCAAACACATTGACGACACCGAACCCAAAGGCACAAACAGAAGTGCTTGTTAATGCATACGAGAAGGCAAATGTTGATCCGACAACGATATCCTATATTGAAACACATGGAACAGGTACAAAATTAGGAGATCCAATAGAAATAAATGCTCTTAAAAATGCGTTTGGAATATTATGTTCAAAATGGAATAAGAAAGTTAAAACGTGTCATTGCGGACTTGGAACCATCAAGAGTAATATGGGACATTTAGAAGCAGCAGCAGGAATAGCAAGCACTATAAAAGTTTTATTAGCCATGAAAAACGCTAAAATACCTGCAAATTTACATTTCAATCAGCTTAATCCTTATATAGAGCTACAAAAAAGTCCTTTTTACATTGTAGATAAGAACATGGTTTGGAATAATCATTTCGATGAATCTGGAAATAAAATACCAAAGCGCTCAGGTATAAGTTCGTTCGGTTTTGGCGGTGTAAATGCGCATATTGTATTAGAAGAGTATATGGAGGAAGAACAGGAAGAAAATTTAAAGAATGAAGTAATTATTGTATTGTCTGCGAAGAATAATTATATGTTAAAGAAATACGCGGAGAAGATAAATTATTTTATCACGAATAAAACAAACCATAGTATTAGCGATGTATTAACAGAGCAATTATTAGAAATTGTAGCAGATTTATTAAAAGTTGATGTAAAAGATGTAGGAAAGAATATAAAGTTTCAAGAGTATGGTGTAGACTATGCATGTTTAGCAGATATACGCGAAAAAGTAAATCAATTATTCAAAATAGATGTTAATTTATCTAATGTTTTACAGAGTAATTCCATTATCGAATTATCAACTCACTTGTATAACGACTTTGAAGATAATATAAAAGAATATTATAAACAAAGTTCTAAAATAGGTGAGATATCACTTAGAAATTTTGCATACACATTGCAAATAGGTCGTGAAGAGTATAAATATAGAATTGCATTTACTGCAAAAAGCTTTGATGACGTAAAACGAGCGTTGACACAATATACGACAAATACCGATTTCGGTAAAAATATACATTATGGAGTTGTAGAAATGCATACTGAAGATGATAATCAGGAAGAAGTCGGTATATTGAAAGAGACTAATCCGGAGAATATTATTAATCTTTGGATTAAGGGAAAAGAAATAGATTGGTCTTCATTATATAGTGAACATAAACCCAAAAGAATAGCTTTGCCACCCTATCCATTTGATAATCAGTATTATTGGTTTGACCGTTTCAAGAAGAAACAGAAAACAGCATATAAGGAATCTGCAACTGGTATTATGGAGTGGGAACCGATAGAAGAAAAATCAAAATTGGCAACATCAATTGAGATGAATGCAAAAAATTATAATGGAAATGAAGTTACATTAGATATTGTAAATGATGAAATTGCTATTGTGACAATGTGTGATATTGAGAACAGAAATATGTTTAGTAATCAATTAGTTTATGGATTGATATCTAAATTTAATGCAATAAATAATAATAGCAATATTAAGGTAGTAATAATAACGGGGAGCAACGGTATATTCAGTATGGGTGGTACACAAGAACAGCTATCGGGAATTGCAAATAAAACAAATAAGTTTTCAGATATACCATTTTTATATAGAGGACTATTAGAATGTAAAGTGCCTGTTATAGCAGCAATACAAGGACATGCTTCTGGTGGAGGAATGTTATTTGGATTGTATGCAGACATCATTATAATGTCTGAAGAAGGTATATATTCAGCTTCTTTTACCAAATATGGATTTACTCCAGGAATGGGAGCAACGTGCATATTAAGAGAACGTTTTGGCGTAAGTTTTTCGACAGAGATGATGTTTACTGCAAAGTCATATAAGGGATCTGAGTTAAGAAATCGAGGAGCTTCTGTGCTATTTACTAAGAAAGAAGAGGTTTTGAATGAAGCATTATCACTTGCATTCATACTTTGTGAGAAGCCAAGAGAAACCTTGATTACTTTGAAAGAAGAATTAGCATCAAAGATTTTGGAACAGTTACCTAATGTAATAAAGAGAGAAGAAACAATGCATCGAAAAACGTTTGTTCAACCTGAGGTCAAAAAAAGGATAGAAAAGTATTACAAAAATAACAAGGTGGAAGATAATAATAAAAATGAAGAAGAAATAAAGCTTGAGATTACTTCGATAGATGAATTACTTCGGGCAATCAGTGAGGGGAAAATATCGCCAGAGGAAGCAGTTCAATATCACTTCTAA
- a CDS encoding ketoacyl-synthetase C-terminal extension domain-containing protein translates to MKNKTLVPSIHSDIINSKIDFKNSPFYIQHTTEKWNRPKVMIDGEHVEIPRRAAISSFGAGGTNAHAILEEYTKKDTKRDEVISDDPVIIIISARNEQRLKLYVKSISDWLENKKNTKEDNKFFFAEFKETLLRELAELLGVEDKQIDCAEK, encoded by the coding sequence ATGAAAAATAAAACATTAGTTCCATCCATTCATTCTGATATAATAAATTCAAAGATTGACTTTAAAAATTCACCTTTTTATATTCAACATACGACTGAAAAATGGAATCGACCCAAAGTTATGATTGATGGGGAGCATGTTGAAATTCCAAGAAGAGCAGCAATTAGTTCGTTTGGAGCAGGAGGAACGAATGCACATGCTATTCTTGAAGAATATACGAAAAAGGATACAAAGCGTGATGAAGTAATTAGTGATGATCCTGTAATTATTATTATTTCTGCAAGAAATGAGCAGAGATTAAAGCTATATGTAAAATCTATTAGTGATTGGCTAGAGAATAAGAAAAATACTAAAGAAGATAATAAGTTCTTCTTTGCTGAGTTTAAGGAAACGTTGTTGAGAGAGCTTGCTGAATTATTAGGTGTAGAAGATAAACAAATTGATTGTGCAGAAAAATAA
- a CDS encoding SDR family NAD(P)-dependent oxidoreductase produces the protein MKQQKEDNIWYLITISAKTEEALHANRKKLLAWFKTEGLQYNMQNIQYTFLIGRSHFQKRCAFVVRDQADIVNKLEELSRNKQVEGYYCSNDNEKVTEEREVGEKLLSRIEEKHKKGIEVEKEELLSLAELYVRGYDIVKEKISNGVKWRRVPVPTYVFSKEKYWIKENKNTKKETKGKLHPLVDCNCSTFEEEAFSKTFTGNEFFLRDHRLGREMVLPGVAYLEMVRVTAELARNDIEVISIENIVWLEPIQFQKDANNKVKLTLYPIKDEQNKARFIVTSSSEAGKERLHSQGEVTYGEKQLYGSDNYLDIQNVYERCNNRITKEECYRQFASRGLNLGNTFQSILEIQSIDDTEAISRICLPNELSNTKDMFLLHPSLLDGSLQTVISLTGTLDASEQELSLPYAIGKIRILRPFTARCYAHVTSSDIEDNAKDKVKKYNIDIVDENGNLLIQISNFSLKVLQTQQVSNEKYIEDLYYIPEWKEEIIQKKSTGIEKDKVILLFDNNTALREEMKNKGYKVILVMQGDAYREIALDQYEIGLDNENEYKTLMKSFKNRGIVPAHIIYNHGFYKAKLNIESKDNEVSGIIKSVLFLTKGLIQKYSNIKIKFLYLYEKSQKTKMVAEATGALLKTICRENPSYRFSSLGLSKNLTLCEKVEIVNNEFGEMQSASLEVVYDKEKRYCKTLIETKLAENDNGEYLRDNGVYIITGGMGALGQKIVSSFMRKKNVKLYLLGRTKKNKAIETRIDELCTNGGEIKYLSVDLSNSESVKACIRIIKEQISTINGVVYCAGINQDAMIQNKTSKQIDSVLKAKVYGVMNLDRALKAEPLDFFCMFSSIAAIFGNPGQADYAFANGYMNGYACFRNSLVDNGERFGKTCSINWPLWKNGGITVGEEIRKYFENTIGIQTLEDNIAMQMFEKCMRNMKEIVLIIRGERQQFKNIMSMIFPYDQKEDIENNNNIDVSIIIKDALCDLLQKLLKVKKKDIHLKTKLSEYGFNSLTFTEFANILNSEYDLNLTPALFFEHSTLESLKNYLYNNYKEKFSEKIKESKKVEINNDVVKKKSLLSID, from the coding sequence ATGAAGCAACAAAAGGAAGACAATATTTGGTATTTAATAACGATATCAGCTAAGACAGAAGAAGCTTTACATGCTAATAGGAAAAAACTATTAGCATGGTTTAAAACAGAAGGTCTTCAATATAATATGCAAAATATTCAATATACATTTTTGATTGGAAGGAGTCATTTCCAAAAGAGATGTGCTTTTGTTGTAAGAGATCAAGCGGATATCGTAAATAAGTTAGAGGAGTTGTCTAGAAATAAACAGGTTGAAGGGTATTATTGTAGTAATGACAATGAAAAAGTAACAGAAGAAAGAGAAGTGGGTGAAAAGCTTCTATCAAGAATTGAAGAAAAACATAAAAAAGGAATTGAGGTGGAAAAGGAAGAATTACTTTCACTGGCAGAGCTATATGTTCGTGGTTATGATATTGTAAAAGAGAAGATTTCTAATGGAGTTAAATGGAGGCGTGTACCAGTTCCGACTTATGTGTTTTCAAAAGAAAAATATTGGATCAAGGAAAATAAAAATACCAAGAAGGAGACTAAAGGAAAGCTTCATCCCTTGGTAGATTGTAATTGTTCTACATTTGAAGAAGAGGCATTTTCAAAAACTTTTACAGGTAATGAATTCTTTCTACGGGATCATCGTCTAGGAAGAGAAATGGTTCTGCCTGGAGTAGCTTATTTAGAAATGGTACGTGTGACAGCAGAGCTTGCAAGAAATGATATAGAGGTTATTTCAATAGAGAATATAGTATGGTTAGAACCAATCCAATTCCAAAAAGATGCGAATAATAAAGTTAAACTTACTTTATATCCAATTAAAGATGAACAGAACAAAGCTAGGTTTATAGTGACAAGTAGTAGTGAAGCGGGAAAAGAAAGGCTTCATTCTCAAGGTGAAGTAACATACGGCGAAAAGCAACTGTATGGAAGTGATAATTACTTGGATATACAGAATGTATACGAAAGATGTAATAATAGAATAACAAAGGAAGAATGTTATCGGCAGTTTGCAAGTAGAGGATTAAATTTAGGAAACACATTTCAATCGATTCTTGAAATTCAAAGTATTGATGATACAGAGGCCATTTCAAGGATATGTTTGCCGAATGAGTTAAGTAATACAAAGGACATGTTTTTGCTCCATCCATCTTTACTAGATGGCTCATTACAGACAGTCATTTCTCTTACAGGTACACTAGATGCCAGCGAGCAGGAATTATCACTACCGTATGCTATTGGCAAAATTAGAATTTTACGTCCTTTCACGGCAAGATGTTATGCTCATGTAACGTCAAGTGATATTGAGGATAATGCAAAAGATAAGGTTAAGAAGTACAATATAGATATCGTAGATGAGAACGGGAATCTATTAATACAGATTAGTAATTTTTCATTAAAAGTACTACAAACACAGCAGGTATCCAATGAAAAATATATTGAGGATTTATATTATATCCCAGAGTGGAAAGAAGAAATAATTCAAAAGAAGAGTACAGGTATTGAGAAAGATAAAGTAATTCTTCTTTTTGATAATAATACCGCTTTAAGAGAAGAAATGAAGAATAAAGGATATAAAGTTATTCTAGTAATGCAGGGAGATGCGTATAGAGAAATTGCATTAGATCAATATGAGATCGGATTGGATAATGAAAACGAGTATAAAACGTTAATGAAGAGCTTTAAAAATAGAGGTATTGTACCTGCACATATTATTTATAATCATGGATTCTATAAAGCTAAATTAAATATAGAGTCTAAAGACAATGAAGTTTCTGGAATAATTAAATCTGTACTCTTTTTGACAAAAGGCTTAATTCAAAAATATTCAAATATAAAAATTAAATTTTTATATTTATATGAAAAATCACAAAAAACAAAAATGGTAGCAGAAGCTACAGGTGCATTATTAAAAACAATTTGCCGTGAAAATCCATCATATCGTTTTAGTTCCCTTGGTTTATCCAAAAACTTAACACTTTGCGAGAAAGTAGAGATTGTAAATAATGAGTTTGGTGAAATGCAATCGGCAAGTTTAGAAGTTGTATATGATAAAGAAAAACGTTATTGTAAGACGCTTATTGAAACGAAATTAGCAGAAAACGACAATGGAGAGTATTTAAGAGATAATGGAGTTTATATCATTACAGGCGGTATGGGTGCATTAGGCCAGAAAATAGTAAGTTCATTTATGAGAAAGAAAAATGTGAAGCTCTATTTATTGGGAAGAACAAAGAAAAATAAAGCAATCGAAACACGCATAGATGAATTGTGTACGAATGGCGGGGAAATAAAGTATTTGTCAGTGGATTTAAGCAATAGTGAGAGTGTGAAAGCATGTATTAGGATAATAAAAGAACAAATCAGTACAATTAATGGTGTTGTATACTGTGCTGGCATTAATCAAGATGCGATGATACAGAATAAAACAAGTAAACAAATTGATTCTGTATTAAAAGCAAAAGTATATGGTGTTATGAATTTAGATAGAGCATTAAAAGCAGAACCACTTGATTTCTTCTGTATGTTTTCTTCTATTGCAGCTATATTTGGGAATCCGGGTCAGGCGGATTATGCATTTGCAAATGGATATATGAATGGGTATGCTTGCTTTAGAAATAGCTTAGTAGATAACGGAGAAAGATTTGGTAAAACCTGCTCAATCAATTGGCCATTATGGAAAAATGGCGGAATAACGGTTGGTGAAGAAATAAGAAAATATTTTGAAAATACAATAGGAATTCAAACATTAGAAGATAATATTGCGATGCAAATGTTTGAAAAATGTATGCGAAATATGAAGGAAATTGTTTTGATTATTCGTGGAGAACGCCAGCAATTCAAAAATATTATGTCAATGATTTTTCCATATGATCAGAAAGAAGATATAGAAAACAATAATAATATAGATGTATCCATAATCATTAAGGATGCGTTATGTGATTTATTACAGAAATTGCTAAAGGTTAAGAAAAAAGATATCCATCTAAAAACGAAATTAAGTGAGTATGGATTTAATTCATTGACTTTTACTGAGTTTGCAAATATTCTAAATTCCGAATATGATCTGAATCTTACACCAGCCCTGTTCTTTGAACATTCTACATTAGAGTCATTGAAAAATTATTTATATAACAATTATAAAGAAAAATTTTCAGAGAAAATAAAGGAAAGCAAAAAAGTTGAAATTAACAACGATGTGGTAAAGAAAAAAAGTTTACTTTCAATAGACTGA
- a CDS encoding polyketide synthase has product MIFDNKDSQEFLRTIVEEKNLSQIAKLWVQGAKFDWTKLFNETQSRIINVPTHPFVNKRYWIGSYNHGEIAEKESKKVIPTQTIERVDTELSQVPSEWLDNIKERVRLWEKKSESYDGDEVCLNIIEDAIAVVTLTDRENTNTFSDKLVMSLVNKFNKINTNPNIKAVIVTGYDNVFCMGGTQKQLIDISNQKSKFTDTPFMFLGLLQCNVPVISAIQGHASGGGLLFGLYGDIVVMSKEGVYNAVFTKYGFTPGMGATFILKEKLGGNLATEMMYTAKSFRGEELEERGASVIFRPQEEVLNSAIRIAKLIVDKPIHSLKILKKELATHIKEQLLKYIYKEEKMHDLTFNQPVVKERIMRYYKIGKTTENTKIN; this is encoded by the coding sequence ATGATTTTTGATAATAAAGATAGTCAGGAATTTTTAAGAACTATAGTAGAGGAAAAGAATCTTTCTCAAATTGCTAAGTTATGGGTTCAAGGAGCAAAATTCGATTGGACAAAACTGTTTAATGAGACACAATCGAGAATTATTAATGTTCCAACACATCCGTTTGTTAATAAAAGATATTGGATTGGAAGTTATAACCATGGAGAAATAGCTGAGAAAGAGAGCAAAAAGGTGATACCTACTCAAACAATAGAAAGAGTAGATACAGAATTATCTCAAGTTCCTTCAGAATGGTTAGATAATATAAAGGAAAGAGTGCGTTTATGGGAGAAAAAAAGTGAATCTTATGATGGAGATGAAGTCTGTCTGAATATTATTGAAGATGCTATAGCAGTTGTGACCTTAACCGATCGGGAGAATACAAATACATTCTCAGACAAATTGGTTATGAGTCTGGTAAATAAGTTTAATAAAATCAATACAAATCCAAATATTAAAGCAGTCATAGTAACTGGTTATGACAATGTTTTCTGTATGGGAGGGACACAGAAACAACTTATTGATATATCAAATCAGAAAAGTAAATTTACAGATACACCATTTATGTTCCTTGGTTTATTACAATGCAATGTACCGGTAATTTCAGCGATACAGGGACATGCATCAGGAGGTGGATTATTATTTGGATTATATGGAGATATTGTTGTCATGTCCAAAGAAGGTGTCTATAATGCTGTGTTTACAAAATATGGATTCACACCAGGAATGGGTGCAACGTTTATATTAAAAGAAAAACTTGGTGGAAATTTGGCAACAGAGATGATGTACACAGCAAAATCTTTTAGAGGTGAAGAATTAGAAGAGAGAGGTGCTTCGGTTATCTTCCGTCCTCAAGAGGAAGTATTAAATAGTGCCATTAGAATAGCAAAATTAATAGTAGATAAACCGATACATTCGTTAAAGATCTTGAAGAAAGAATTGGCTACACATATTAAAGAACAGCTATTGAAATATATTTATAAAGAAGAAAAGATGCATGATCTTACCTTCAACCAGCCAGTTGTAAAGGAAAGAATTATGCGTTATTACAAAATCGGTAAGACAACAGAAAATACAAAAATAAATTAA
- a CDS encoding KS-MAT linker domain-containing protein yields the protein MCRKIKGYGAGKVEINHFIEKLNKIYSINIDPEMCSVEDSIDSITDYLWENRKKDIVIQLNDANQISEDEYRCTLSNIAYTLAVGREEMEERIAFLAESISELKQKLDEYNNGTYSKEDIYHSNTKKNSLIQ from the coding sequence TTGTGCAGAAAAATAAAAGGATACGGCGCAGGAAAGGTTGAAATAAATCATTTTATTGAAAAATTAAATAAGATTTATAGTATTAATATTGATCCGGAAATGTGCAGTGTTGAAGATTCGATTGACAGTATCACGGATTATTTATGGGAGAATAGGAAGAAAGATATTGTGATTCAATTGAATGATGCGAATCAAATAAGTGAAGATGAGTATCGATGCACACTTAGTAACATTGCTTATACATTAGCAGTAGGAAGAGAGGAAATGGAAGAAAGAATTGCTTTTTTAGCAGAGAGTATATCTGAATTAAAACAAAAATTAGATGAGTATAACAACGGCACTTATTCCAAAGAGGATATATATCATAGCAATACGAAGAAAAACAGCCTGATACAATGA